A single window of Promicromonospora sukumoe DNA harbors:
- a CDS encoding MerR family transcriptional regulator has product MTHPSTTDAVPPDGLTVGGAASVVGVTVRTLHHWDQVGLARPSQRTSGGHRLYDSADVARLHRVRLYRELGVPLGEIADLLGAAADDAEESLCRQRDQVREQIQRLEQSAEALDRMIEARRSGVLLSPEDQVAIFGEQWRPEWTAQARDRWGDGEQWAQYAERAAERGPEDWRRITAAVEALHADLAAACRAGVRPGSAEANDLAERHRASIGTYFDCTRSMQVCLGRSYVADPGFRSFYDGLAPGLTAWLRDVIDANAREHGVDPETAVWA; this is encoded by the coding sequence ATGACACATCCGAGCACGACCGACGCGGTGCCGCCGGACGGTCTGACCGTCGGCGGCGCCGCGTCCGTCGTGGGCGTCACCGTCCGGACGCTGCACCACTGGGACCAGGTGGGGCTGGCCCGCCCGTCGCAGCGCACGTCCGGCGGACACCGGCTCTACGACTCCGCCGACGTCGCCCGGCTGCACCGGGTGCGCCTCTACCGCGAGCTGGGCGTGCCGCTCGGCGAGATCGCGGACCTGCTGGGCGCGGCGGCCGACGACGCCGAGGAGTCCCTGTGCCGGCAGCGGGACCAGGTGCGGGAGCAGATCCAGCGGCTGGAGCAGTCCGCGGAGGCGCTGGACCGGATGATCGAGGCGCGCCGGTCCGGCGTCCTGCTCTCCCCCGAGGACCAGGTGGCGATCTTCGGGGAGCAGTGGCGGCCGGAGTGGACGGCGCAGGCGCGGGACCGGTGGGGCGACGGCGAGCAGTGGGCGCAGTACGCCGAGCGCGCGGCAGAGCGCGGGCCCGAGGACTGGCGCCGGATCACGGCAGCCGTCGAGGCGCTCCACGCCGACCTGGCCGCGGCCTGTCGTGCGGGTGTGCGGCCGGGCAGCGCGGAGGCGAACGACCTGGCCGAGCGGCATCGAGCGTCGATCGGCACCTACTTCGACTGCACCCGCTCGATGCAGGTGTGCCTCGGCCGGTCGTACGTCGCCGACCCCGGGTTCCGGTCGTTCTACGACGGCCTGGCGCCGGGCCTGACCGCCTGGCTCCGCGACGTCATCGACGCGAACGCCCGGGAGCACGGCGTCGACCCGGAGACCGCCGTCTGGG
- a CDS encoding VOC family protein yields MTDTYPAFEVSPVPAPGPDTVAPEPFHGIYGMPMFVSVPTSDLAASTDFWVRGLGFFALFSAPGQVVHLRRWMFQDILLVPAGRPAEAPALSVSFSCVLGQVDEIAAACEAALPGSTTGPRTMPWGSVELEVITPENARVVMTAARPYDPESPEAQHLRDIGIEGPGA; encoded by the coding sequence ATGACAGACACCTACCCCGCCTTCGAGGTCAGCCCCGTCCCCGCCCCCGGCCCGGACACCGTCGCGCCGGAGCCGTTCCACGGCATCTACGGGATGCCGATGTTCGTCTCCGTGCCCACCTCCGACCTGGCCGCGTCCACGGACTTCTGGGTCCGCGGGCTCGGCTTCTTCGCGCTCTTCTCCGCCCCCGGCCAGGTGGTTCACCTGCGCCGCTGGATGTTCCAGGACATCCTGCTGGTGCCGGCGGGCCGCCCCGCCGAGGCGCCGGCCCTGAGCGTGAGCTTCTCCTGCGTGCTCGGTCAGGTCGACGAGATCGCGGCGGCCTGCGAGGCGGCCCTTCCGGGCAGTACCACGGGTCCTCGGACGATGCCCTGGGGCTCGGTCGAGCTCGAGGTGATCACGCCCGAGAACGCGCGGGTGGTGATGACCGCGGCCCGGCCGTACGACCCCGAGAGCCCCGAGGCCCAGCACCTGCGGGACATCGGGATCGAGGGGCCCGGGGCGTGA
- a CDS encoding DUF3817 domain-containing protein, which produces MPPMSRLGRLFAVVAWIEAFTWAGLLVGMFLKYVTETTEAGVWLFGRLHGGAFVLFVVVTLVVGVRLRWGWFRTLVALASSVPPLTTLVAEWWLKRTGHLAEPAEREAAARERAAELQPTR; this is translated from the coding sequence ATGCCCCCGATGTCCCGTCTGGGCCGCCTGTTCGCCGTCGTCGCCTGGATCGAGGCGTTCACCTGGGCCGGACTGCTGGTCGGGATGTTCCTCAAGTACGTCACGGAGACCACGGAGGCCGGGGTGTGGCTGTTCGGCCGCCTGCACGGCGGGGCGTTCGTGCTCTTCGTCGTGGTCACGCTGGTCGTGGGCGTGCGGCTGCGGTGGGGCTGGTTCCGGACGCTCGTGGCGCTGGCCTCGTCGGTGCCGCCGCTGACCACGCTGGTCGCCGAGTGGTGGCTCAAGCGGACGGGCCACCTGGCCGAGCCCGCCGAGCGCGAGGCGGCGGCCCGGGAGCGGGCCGCCGAGCTGCAGCCCACGCGGTAG
- a CDS encoding DMT family transporter, protein MTTNSSATLLTRRPLSVSRAGLWWGLLGVVAFSFTLPFTRVVVGGGAMSPLFVSCGRAVVAAVLASAALAITRQRRPRGAQWARLAVVAGGVVVGFPVLTSFALITAPAGHAAVVVALLPAVTAVLVVLRGHERPRASFWVMAALGAVAAITFASVQGGGSAGLHGSDLLLLAAVLACGFGYAEGGLLARELGAWQTISWALVLAAVPMALLTAVSVVRQPPSGTPLDWALFGYLGAVSMFLGFVAWYRGLAIGPMAQVSQVQLVQPVLGIAWAALLLHEQVGWPTVLGGAAVIACAGVAVRSRLRQPG, encoded by the coding sequence ATGACAACCAACAGTAGCGCTACTCTCCTTACACGCCGCCCGCTATCGGTCTCCCGCGCCGGCCTCTGGTGGGGGCTCCTCGGCGTCGTGGCCTTCTCGTTCACCCTTCCGTTCACCCGCGTGGTCGTCGGCGGGGGTGCCATGTCGCCGCTGTTCGTGTCGTGCGGCCGGGCGGTCGTCGCCGCGGTGCTGGCCTCCGCGGCCCTCGCGATCACCCGGCAGCGTCGGCCCCGCGGCGCGCAGTGGGCGCGGCTCGCGGTCGTCGCGGGCGGCGTGGTGGTCGGCTTCCCGGTGCTGACGTCGTTCGCGCTCATCACCGCGCCGGCCGGCCACGCCGCCGTCGTCGTCGCGCTGCTGCCCGCGGTGACCGCGGTCCTCGTGGTGCTCCGCGGGCACGAGCGTCCCCGCGCGTCGTTCTGGGTGATGGCGGCGCTGGGCGCGGTCGCCGCGATCACCTTCGCCTCGGTCCAGGGCGGCGGGTCCGCCGGACTGCACGGGTCGGACCTGCTGCTGCTCGCCGCCGTGCTCGCGTGCGGCTTCGGCTACGCGGAGGGCGGGCTGCTCGCCCGCGAGCTCGGTGCCTGGCAGACGATCTCGTGGGCGCTCGTGCTCGCCGCGGTGCCGATGGCGCTGCTCACAGCGGTCTCGGTGGTGCGGCAGCCGCCGTCGGGCACCCCGCTGGACTGGGCGCTGTTCGGGTATCTCGGGGCGGTGAGCATGTTCCTGGGCTTCGTGGCCTGGTACCGCGGGCTCGCGATCGGCCCGATGGCGCAGGTCAGCCAGGTGCAGCTGGTCCAGCCCGTGCTGGGCATCGCCTGGGCCGCGCTGCTCCTGCACGAGCAGGTCGGCTGGCCGACGGTGCTCGGCGGCGCGGCCGTGATCGCCTGCGCGGGCGTCGCCGTGCGGTCCCGCCTGCGGCAGCCGGGCTGA